The DNA sequence AATTGAATTGACGTGCAATTTTAGTGGTTGTTTTCAATTGACGATCATATAGGAAAAGGTCTGCCCATGAATCATCTACTCCATCTAATGGTGCCCAGCTAACAAATGCTACAAAACGTCCGTCGCCACTGATTGAAGGTGGAAACCCACATCCCCCACTTGTGTTACTATCATTAGAAACACTAATCCTCTCAGTGATACTTGAAATCATGTCTCTTACATATACTTCCTCTCTTCCATCTGTGACAGTTGTCATTAGATTTGTAGATGAAGATATGAAAGCTACGTAACGTCCATCTGCACTAATTGATCCGCTTTGGCTAAAACCATCTCCTGGACTGCCATTTGGAGAAATACTTAAAAGTTCAGTGATTCCTAAAAGCCTATCTCTCACATACAACTGAGATTGGCCTGATGGAACACCTCCAGCTACAAGATTAGAGGCAAATGAAGTGAAAACAATATAACGACCATCTGCACTAACAGCAGGTTCATAACTATAATAATTTCCCTCCTGGCCACTTGTAGAAATACTGACCCTCTCGGTGATGTTTAAAAAACGATCACGCACAAAAACATCCCGATAACCATTCGTATCACCAGGAACCAGATTATCTGCATCAGAACTAAAAGCCACAAAACGTCCATCTGCACTGACCACTGGATCATCACTGGCTTGATTCCCCTGGATACTACTATTATTTACACTAACCAATTCAGTAGTATTATCTGCAGCTGCAACAGACCCACAGATTGTTAATATGAAAATTAACGTGATTATCAGTAACAAAAACTGTCTTTTCAAGATTCAACTCCAGTATAGTAAATATCAGTGTTATATTAGTATTATGAAAGGGATATGATGGTTTTTATAACTTAAATGAGAATTTCTAATCTCATTTATGTATGATTGAGTATTGATTATTATGATAACCAGGTCTTAATAATAAACTATTTAAATATTACTATTTTGATCTGCTACAGTAATCAACAACTTTAAATTAAATAAAAATAAAAAAATAGCCTTAAATATCTAATTTGAAGTAAAAATAAACAATATACGCTCTAAAAACTTAAAATAAATAAAAAAAAGAAGTTTTAGGCAATACACTCAAAAATAAACTGGAATTATTTAGAAGTGCTACCAGCAGCTTCTACTTCACCGTAAAGAACTTCAGCAATACCTTTAAGTTTATCCATACCCTTAACTTCTTCCTGTTGAAGTGGTATCTCAGCTATAAGCTGATTTCCAAACTTCTCATGGATTGTTTTAAGGCGTTGCTCCTGAATCTTACGTCTTGCAGCACAGAATTCACAATCAGCTTCTTCTGGTTGAACCTGATTAACAATAACTCCGTCAGCAGTCATATTAAATTTAGCCAAAGCTTCCATTGCCCTTTCAGATTCATATATCGACATTTCCTCAGGAATAACCACCATCTTAAATGAAGTCCTCTCAGGATCAGCTAAAACGCCTCTTGCAGCTTTTATTTGCTTTTTAGATTTCTCCATATCTTCTAAAGCACGGTCTTCCTCTTCCTCATCACCCATAAATGGCATAATATTTTTAAATGCCTTAGCCATGCTTCCAATTTGGCGCCTGACCTTAATCATCTTCCCTACCCATGAATCCATCATTTCAGGGAATGAAAGTAACCTTAAAGTGTGTCCAGTTGGTGCTGTGTCAAAAATAACAATGTCATACTCATCAGTAGTCATATATTGCATGAATTTATCAAATGCAGCTGTTTCATCAATACCTGGAGCCATTGAAGCCATGTCCATCTGGTCCTGCATCATGCCCATATCCATACCAGGATTCAAAGCTTGCTGTTCCTTCATTTTTGCCTGATAATCCTTCATAGCAACTTCAGGGTCAATCTCAACAGCCTCCAGATTTTCAGCTATAGGTGTTGGATTATGCCCAATGTTCTTCTCAAAAGAATCAGAGAGAGAGTGTGCAGGGTCAGTAGAAATTACAAGAGTTCTTTTACCGCTTCTTGCAAACCATAACGCTGTTGCAGCAGAAATAGTGGTTTTACCAACTCCACCTTTCCCACCAATAAATACAAATGTTGTTTTTCCTTTGTTGAATTTAAAAAGATCTTTAAATGCCATTTTAATCCTCCATATCATTTATTTGATAACTCAGTTAAAATTAGATATCAATTATAGTTACATTAGGTTCTTTTTATATTTAACTCAACCACTCAAAAATCTACGATTTTTGGTGCCCCAAAATTTCCAATTTTGAGGGCTTTTTTCCGAAAAAAGGTTGATCAAAAAATCCTCGCTAAAGCTCGGAGAACAGGGATCAAACCTTAAAAATATATTTCCAAAAAATTAATAGATA is a window from the Methanobacterium sp. genome containing:
- a CDS encoding TRC40/GET3/ArsA family transport-energizing ATPase; its protein translation is MAFKDLFKFNKGKTTFVFIGGKGGVGKTTISAATALWFARSGKRTLVISTDPAHSLSDSFEKNIGHNPTPIAENLEAVEIDPEVAMKDYQAKMKEQQALNPGMDMGMMQDQMDMASMAPGIDETAAFDKFMQYMTTDEYDIVIFDTAPTGHTLRLLSFPEMMDSWVGKMIKVRRQIGSMAKAFKNIMPFMGDEEEEDRALEDMEKSKKQIKAARGVLADPERTSFKMVVIPEEMSIYESERAMEALAKFNMTADGVIVNQVQPEEADCEFCAARRKIQEQRLKTIHEKFGNQLIAEIPLQQEEVKGMDKLKGIAEVLYGEVEAAGSTSK